In Rhineura floridana isolate rRhiFlo1 chromosome 1, rRhiFlo1.hap2, whole genome shotgun sequence, the following proteins share a genomic window:
- the SEH1L gene encoding nucleoporin SEH1 isoform X1, with translation MFVARSIAADHRDLIHDVSFDFHGRRMATCSSDQSVKVWDKSENGEWHCTASWKTHSGSVWRVTWAHPEFGQVLASCSFDRTAAVWEEIVGESNDKLRGQSHWVKRTTLVDSRTSVTDVKFAPKHMGLMLATCSADGVVRIYEAPDVMNLSQWSLQHEISCKLSCSCISWNPSSSRAHAPMIAVGSDDSSPNVLAKVQIYEYNENTRKYAKAETLMTVTDPVHDIAFAPNLGRSFHILAVATKDVRIFTLKPLRKELTTSSGLTKFEVQLVAQFDNHNSQVWRVSWNITGTVLASSGDDGCVRLWKANYMDNWKCTGILKGNGSPVNASSTQQGVFNAPLGTANTSLQNSVNGTSAGRYFFPPLDSPRAGSRWSSYAQLLPPPPPLIEHSCDAATANLQYPHPRRRYISRPLKLLREHEGV, from the exons ATGTTCGTGGCTCGAAGCATTGCGGCCGATCACCGCGACCTCATCCACGATGTTTCATTTGACTTCCATGGGCGGCGCATGGCGACCTGCTCTAGCGACCAGAGTGTCAAG GTTTGGGACAAAAGTGAAAATGGAGAATGGCACTGTACCGCCAGCTGGAAG acGCACAGTGGGTCCGTCTGGCGTGTTACATGGGCACATCCAGAGTTTGGACAAGTCTTGGCTTCCTGCTCTTTTGACAGAACAGCTGCTGTGTGGGAAGAAATAGTAGGAGAGTCAAATGATAAACTTCGAGGGCAGAGTCACTGG GTGAAGCGGACTACTCTGGTGGACAGCAGGACATCGGTTACCGATGTAAAGTTTGCTCCCAAGCATATGGGTCTTATGTTAGCAACATGTTCAGCAGATGGTGTTGTTAGAATATATGAAGCTCCAGATGTTATGAATCTCAGTCAGTGGTCGCTTCAGCATGAAATCTCATGTAAACTTAGTTGCAGTTGTATTTCTTGGAATCCTTCAAG CTCTCGCGCTCATGCACCTATGATAGCTGTAGGAAGTGATGACAGCAGTCCAAATGTATTGGCAAAAGTGCAAATCTATGAATACAATGAAAACACCAG GAAGTATGCAAAAGCAGAAACTCTTATGACAGTCACAGATCCTGTGCATGATATTGCGTTTGCTCCAAACCTGGGAAGGTCCTTCCATATATTGGCTGTAGCTACCAAAGATGTACGCATTTTCACATTAAAACCACTAAG AAAGGAACTGACAACATCATCAGGGCTGACAAAATTTGAGGTACAGTTAGTGGCTCAGTTTGATAACCACAATTCACAGGTGTGGCGTGTAAGTTGGAACATTACAGGCACAGTGCTTGCATCTTCAGGAGATGATGGATGTGTAAGGCTTTGGAAAG CTAATTACATGGACAACTGGAAGTGCACTGGAATTTTGAAAGGTAATGGAAGCCcagtcaatgctagttctactcagcaAGGAGTTTTTAATGCTCCTTTAGGCACAGCCAATACAAGCCTCCAGAATTCAGTAAATGGCACATCTGCTGGCAG GTATTTCTTTCCCCCTCTGGATTCCCCACGGGCTGGATCAAGATGGTCCAGTTATGCCCAGCTcctaccacctcctcctcctctgatagAGCACTCTTGTGATGCTGCTACTGCCAATCTCCAGTATCCTCACCCTCGCAGACGATATATCTCTCGACCTCTTAAGCTCTTACGTGAACACGAAGGGGTTTAA
- the SEH1L gene encoding nucleoporin SEH1 isoform X2: protein MFVARSIAADHRDLIHDVSFDFHGRRMATCSSDQSVKVWDKSENGEWHCTASWKTHSGSVWRVTWAHPEFGQVLASCSFDRTAAVWEEIVGESNDKLRGQSHWVKRTTLVDSRTSVTDVKFAPKHMGLMLATCSADGVVRIYEAPDVMNLSQWSLQHEISCKLSCSCISWNPSSSRAHAPMIAVGSDDSSPNVLAKVQIYEYNENTRKYAKAETLMTVTDPVHDIAFAPNLGRSFHILAVATKDVRIFTLKPLRKELTTSSGLTKFEVQLVAQFDNHNSQVWRVSWNITGTVLASSGDDGCVRLWKANYMDNWKCTGILKESTAETKLTGVTLLFCCLLHAHRNGKRAPFPPPQRRLTSSQDTSSLPTTKSKSKDSLKKHCIRTLLASTV, encoded by the exons ATGTTCGTGGCTCGAAGCATTGCGGCCGATCACCGCGACCTCATCCACGATGTTTCATTTGACTTCCATGGGCGGCGCATGGCGACCTGCTCTAGCGACCAGAGTGTCAAG GTTTGGGACAAAAGTGAAAATGGAGAATGGCACTGTACCGCCAGCTGGAAG acGCACAGTGGGTCCGTCTGGCGTGTTACATGGGCACATCCAGAGTTTGGACAAGTCTTGGCTTCCTGCTCTTTTGACAGAACAGCTGCTGTGTGGGAAGAAATAGTAGGAGAGTCAAATGATAAACTTCGAGGGCAGAGTCACTGG GTGAAGCGGACTACTCTGGTGGACAGCAGGACATCGGTTACCGATGTAAAGTTTGCTCCCAAGCATATGGGTCTTATGTTAGCAACATGTTCAGCAGATGGTGTTGTTAGAATATATGAAGCTCCAGATGTTATGAATCTCAGTCAGTGGTCGCTTCAGCATGAAATCTCATGTAAACTTAGTTGCAGTTGTATTTCTTGGAATCCTTCAAG CTCTCGCGCTCATGCACCTATGATAGCTGTAGGAAGTGATGACAGCAGTCCAAATGTATTGGCAAAAGTGCAAATCTATGAATACAATGAAAACACCAG GAAGTATGCAAAAGCAGAAACTCTTATGACAGTCACAGATCCTGTGCATGATATTGCGTTTGCTCCAAACCTGGGAAGGTCCTTCCATATATTGGCTGTAGCTACCAAAGATGTACGCATTTTCACATTAAAACCACTAAG AAAGGAACTGACAACATCATCAGGGCTGACAAAATTTGAGGTACAGTTAGTGGCTCAGTTTGATAACCACAATTCACAGGTGTGGCGTGTAAGTTGGAACATTACAGGCACAGTGCTTGCATCTTCAGGAGATGATGGATGTGTAAGGCTTTGGAAAG CTAATTACATGGACAACTGGAAGTGCACTGGAATTTTGAAAG AAAGCACAGCTGAAACCAAGCTAACTGGAGTAACTTTGctgttttgctgcttgttgcatgCACACAGGAATGGAAAGCGAgctccttttccccctccccagcgCCGTTTGACCTCCTCCCAAGACACCAGCAGTCTGCCTACTACTAAAAGCAAATCAAAAGACTCTCTTAAAAAACACTGTATACGTACTTTGCTAGCCAGCACAGTATGA
- the SEH1L gene encoding nucleoporin SEH1 isoform X4 — translation MFVARSIAADHRDLIHDVSFDFHGRRMATCSSDQSVKVWDKSENGEWHCTASWKTHSGSVWRVTWAHPEFGQVLASCSFDRTAAVWEEIVGESNDKLRGQSHWVKRTTLVDSRTSVTDVKFAPKHMGLMLATCSADGVVRIYEAPDVMNLSQWSLQHEISCKLSCSCISWNPSSSRAHAPMIAVGSDDSSPNVLAKVQIYEYNENTRKYAKAETLMTVTDPVHDIAFAPNLGRSFHILAVATKDVRIFTLKPLRKELTTSSGLTKFEVQLVAQFDNHNSQVWRVSWNITGTVLASSGDDGCVRLWKANYMDNWKCTGILKVLGRRQLLSQWDSGHRRWLFNRGESGQLACDDSSAVVRKHS, via the exons ATGTTCGTGGCTCGAAGCATTGCGGCCGATCACCGCGACCTCATCCACGATGTTTCATTTGACTTCCATGGGCGGCGCATGGCGACCTGCTCTAGCGACCAGAGTGTCAAG GTTTGGGACAAAAGTGAAAATGGAGAATGGCACTGTACCGCCAGCTGGAAG acGCACAGTGGGTCCGTCTGGCGTGTTACATGGGCACATCCAGAGTTTGGACAAGTCTTGGCTTCCTGCTCTTTTGACAGAACAGCTGCTGTGTGGGAAGAAATAGTAGGAGAGTCAAATGATAAACTTCGAGGGCAGAGTCACTGG GTGAAGCGGACTACTCTGGTGGACAGCAGGACATCGGTTACCGATGTAAAGTTTGCTCCCAAGCATATGGGTCTTATGTTAGCAACATGTTCAGCAGATGGTGTTGTTAGAATATATGAAGCTCCAGATGTTATGAATCTCAGTCAGTGGTCGCTTCAGCATGAAATCTCATGTAAACTTAGTTGCAGTTGTATTTCTTGGAATCCTTCAAG CTCTCGCGCTCATGCACCTATGATAGCTGTAGGAAGTGATGACAGCAGTCCAAATGTATTGGCAAAAGTGCAAATCTATGAATACAATGAAAACACCAG GAAGTATGCAAAAGCAGAAACTCTTATGACAGTCACAGATCCTGTGCATGATATTGCGTTTGCTCCAAACCTGGGAAGGTCCTTCCATATATTGGCTGTAGCTACCAAAGATGTACGCATTTTCACATTAAAACCACTAAG AAAGGAACTGACAACATCATCAGGGCTGACAAAATTTGAGGTACAGTTAGTGGCTCAGTTTGATAACCACAATTCACAGGTGTGGCGTGTAAGTTGGAACATTACAGGCACAGTGCTTGCATCTTCAGGAGATGATGGATGTGTAAGGCTTTGGAAAG CTAATTACATGGACAACTGGAAGTGCACTGGAATTTTGAAAG ttCTGGGACGCAGGCAGTTGCTGTCTCAGTGGGATTCTGGACATAGGAGATGGCTGTTCAATAGAGGAGAAAGTGGGCAACTGGCCTGTGATGACAGCTCTGCTGTTGTAAG AAAGCACAGCTGA
- the SEH1L gene encoding nucleoporin SEH1 isoform X3, with protein sequence MFVARSIAADHRDLIHDVSFDFHGRRMATCSSDQSVKVWDKSENGEWHCTASWKTHSGSVWRVTWAHPEFGQVLASCSFDRTAAVWEEIVGESNDKLRGQSHWVKRTTLVDSRTSVTDVKFAPKHMGLMLATCSADGVVRIYEAPDVMNLSQWSLQHEISCKLSCSCISWNPSSSRAHAPMIAVGSDDSSPNVLAKVQIYEYNENTRKYAKAETLMTVTDPVHDIAFAPNLGRSFHILAVATKDVRIFTLKPLRKELTTSSGLTKFEVQLVAQFDNHNSQVWRVSWNITGTVLASSGDDGCVRLWKANYMDNWKCTGILKGNGSPVNASSTQQGVFNAPLGTANTSLQNSVNGTSAGRKHS encoded by the exons ATGTTCGTGGCTCGAAGCATTGCGGCCGATCACCGCGACCTCATCCACGATGTTTCATTTGACTTCCATGGGCGGCGCATGGCGACCTGCTCTAGCGACCAGAGTGTCAAG GTTTGGGACAAAAGTGAAAATGGAGAATGGCACTGTACCGCCAGCTGGAAG acGCACAGTGGGTCCGTCTGGCGTGTTACATGGGCACATCCAGAGTTTGGACAAGTCTTGGCTTCCTGCTCTTTTGACAGAACAGCTGCTGTGTGGGAAGAAATAGTAGGAGAGTCAAATGATAAACTTCGAGGGCAGAGTCACTGG GTGAAGCGGACTACTCTGGTGGACAGCAGGACATCGGTTACCGATGTAAAGTTTGCTCCCAAGCATATGGGTCTTATGTTAGCAACATGTTCAGCAGATGGTGTTGTTAGAATATATGAAGCTCCAGATGTTATGAATCTCAGTCAGTGGTCGCTTCAGCATGAAATCTCATGTAAACTTAGTTGCAGTTGTATTTCTTGGAATCCTTCAAG CTCTCGCGCTCATGCACCTATGATAGCTGTAGGAAGTGATGACAGCAGTCCAAATGTATTGGCAAAAGTGCAAATCTATGAATACAATGAAAACACCAG GAAGTATGCAAAAGCAGAAACTCTTATGACAGTCACAGATCCTGTGCATGATATTGCGTTTGCTCCAAACCTGGGAAGGTCCTTCCATATATTGGCTGTAGCTACCAAAGATGTACGCATTTTCACATTAAAACCACTAAG AAAGGAACTGACAACATCATCAGGGCTGACAAAATTTGAGGTACAGTTAGTGGCTCAGTTTGATAACCACAATTCACAGGTGTGGCGTGTAAGTTGGAACATTACAGGCACAGTGCTTGCATCTTCAGGAGATGATGGATGTGTAAGGCTTTGGAAAG CTAATTACATGGACAACTGGAAGTGCACTGGAATTTTGAAAGGTAATGGAAGCCcagtcaatgctagttctactcagcaAGGAGTTTTTAATGCTCCTTTAGGCACAGCCAATACAAGCCTCCAGAATTCAGTAAATGGCACATCTGCTGGCAG AAAGCACAGCTGA